The following are from one region of the Hyphomicrobiales bacterium genome:
- a CDS encoding 3'(2'),5'-bisphosphate nucleotidase CysQ, which produces MSIALSDLPLPPVSVICDAAREAGEIALRYFGKSPKTWIKPGNSPVTEADLAIDTMLHTELRKAFPNFGWLSEEIEDDGSRLSGAPTFIVDPIDGTRGFMAGGDDWAVSIALIHEGDPVQGVLFNPATGDLLVAEAGKGVQLETAEGESLALSPTGKDGLPDALLAFPGPSKASHPFRKHPKIASLALRIAHVAEGKLDGCVASPNAKHWDIAAADVIVREAGLKLLHADGATPRYDGTSITHPALVCGTDAMCVALQEMIARRGR; this is translated from the coding sequence ATGTCCATAGCCTTGTCCGACCTGCCTCTGCCGCCTGTCAGCGTGATCTGCGATGCGGCGCGTGAAGCCGGCGAAATCGCGCTGCGCTATTTTGGCAAAAGCCCAAAAACCTGGATCAAGCCCGGCAACTCGCCGGTGACGGAGGCTGATCTCGCCATCGACACCATGCTGCATACTGAGCTGCGTAAGGCCTTTCCCAATTTCGGCTGGCTGTCAGAAGAAATTGAGGATGACGGCTCACGGCTTTCTGGGGCACCAACATTCATCGTCGACCCCATCGACGGAACGCGCGGCTTCATGGCAGGCGGCGATGACTGGGCCGTCTCGATCGCGCTTATCCATGAGGGTGACCCGGTTCAGGGTGTGTTGTTCAACCCCGCCACTGGCGATTTGTTGGTGGCTGAGGCAGGCAAAGGGGTGCAGTTGGAGACTGCCGAAGGCGAGTCGCTTGCCCTTTCGCCCACCGGCAAGGACGGTTTGCCGGACGCGCTTCTCGCCTTCCCGGGCCCGAGCAAAGCCTCGCACCCGTTCCGCAAGCATCCAAAGATCGCGTCCTTGGCGCTGCGCATTGCCCATGTGGCCGAAGGCAAGCTTGATGGCTGCGTCGCCAGCCCCAACGCCAAGCATTGGGACATCGCCGCCGCGGACGTCATTGTGCGTGAGGCAGGCCTGAAACTGTTGCATGCCGATGGCGCCACGCCGCGCTATGATGGCACATCTATCACCCATCCTGCGCTGGTCTGCGGTACGGACGCGATGTGCGTCGCGCTGCAGGAAATGATAGCGCGGCGGGGGCGATAG
- a CDS encoding DUF4170 domain-containing protein, which yields MSGTLKETKPQLLHLVFGGEVETPDSHTFTDVENLDIVGIFPSNAEAESAWRAKAQATVDNANMRYFVVHMHRLLEPGDVDPDA from the coding sequence ATGAGCGGCACGCTTAAGGAAACCAAGCCACAATTGCTGCATCTTGTGTTCGGCGGCGAGGTGGAAACGCCCGACTCGCACACCTTTACCGACGTTGAAAATCTCGACATTGTTGGCATTTTTCCAAGCAATGCCGAGGCCGAATCCGCCTGGCGCGCCAAAGCCCAAGCGACAGTCGACAATGCCAATATGCGCTATTTCGTCGTCCACATGCACCGGCTCCTGGAACCAGGTGACGTCGACCCGGACGCGTGA
- a CDS encoding lysophospholipid acyltransferase family protein, with translation MSAPWYKRLGRNRVIQSIAGNTLAGYLWLVDRTARKVDTDLDHERDELPNHLPAIFTFWHGEHFMIALAAPEDWNMHVMISRSADGTMNAIAAEKLGIKTIRGAGDPKKRGNQKGGARAFLQFVKVLSEGNSVSLTADVPKVAREVSPGLIKLARKTGRPIIPAFYLTSPRITLSSWDRASVALPFTKGAIGTTAPIYVSDDEPDDAYWCAIVKERLHALETHSYAQIGGKPAFAAPVGETGPAHG, from the coding sequence ATGAGTGCGCCCTGGTACAAGCGGCTTGGCCGCAATCGCGTGATCCAATCAATCGCCGGCAACACGCTGGCGGGATACCTTTGGCTGGTCGATCGCACCGCGCGCAAGGTCGATACCGATCTCGACCATGAACGCGACGAACTGCCCAATCACCTGCCGGCCATTTTCACGTTCTGGCATGGCGAGCATTTTATGATCGCCCTGGCTGCACCAGAAGACTGGAACATGCATGTGATGATCTCGCGCAGCGCCGATGGCACGATGAACGCGATCGCAGCAGAAAAGCTCGGCATCAAGACCATTCGTGGCGCTGGTGATCCGAAAAAACGCGGCAATCAAAAAGGTGGCGCGCGGGCGTTCTTGCAGTTTGTGAAGGTTCTGTCCGAGGGCAACAGCGTTTCGCTGACCGCGGATGTGCCCAAGGTCGCCCGAGAGGTCTCACCGGGGCTGATCAAGCTTGCACGCAAGACCGGGCGGCCGATCATCCCGGCTTTTTACCTCACCAGCCCACGCATCACGCTTTCCAGTTGGGACCGCGCCTCGGTCGCGCTGCCCTTCACCAAGGGTGCCATCGGCACGACGGCGCCGATCTATGTCAGCGATGATGAACCCGATGATGCCTATTGGTGTGCGATCGTGAAAGAGCGGCTGCACGCGCTGGAAACCCACAGCTATGCGCAAATAGGCGGCAAACCCGCCTTCGCCGCGCCTGTCGGAGAGACCGGACCCGCCCATGGCTGA
- a CDS encoding 3-deoxy-D-manno-octulosonic acid transferase yields the protein MADVLSESLLATYRVAGTLVSPFAGALIQARARRGKEDLPRRKERFGHPGSRKPNGSLIWVHAASVGETIAILPLVKRIEETGSYVVLTTGTVTSAQLAAKQIGPRTLHQYAPLDLAPFVNRFLNAWKPQLAIFVESELWPATFHALAKRGIPHVLVNARMSERSFFRWRRASGLIGAMLSNVTLCLAQTVDDAERYRVLGAPRVRVTGNLKFDTPAPADNPAQLKLFEQTLRGRKSWLASSTHPGEEAIALRVHKALKHHLPDLLTIIVPRHPERGREVAALAESEGLTHTLRSEGHLPKPETDIYIADTIGEMGLHYRVAPVSFIGGSLVRHGGQNPIEPAKLRTAILHGPDVHNFPEIYTALNSSDAAIEVESAEILARTVGRLLVHEPERKKLCDQAERAVQEFEGALKATMDAIEPLLTAFSVSAALEQARR from the coding sequence ATGGCTGATGTGCTTTCAGAAAGCTTGTTGGCGACGTATCGCGTCGCGGGAACCTTGGTCTCACCCTTTGCCGGCGCGTTGATCCAAGCCCGCGCCCGTCGTGGCAAAGAAGATCTGCCGCGTCGTAAGGAGCGCTTCGGCCATCCCGGATCACGCAAACCCAATGGCTCGTTGATCTGGGTGCACGCTGCCAGCGTGGGCGAAACGATCGCGATCTTGCCGCTGGTCAAACGGATTGAGGAAACCGGGTCCTATGTGGTCCTCACCACCGGCACGGTGACGTCGGCGCAGTTGGCCGCCAAGCAGATCGGCCCGCGCACCTTGCATCAATATGCGCCGCTTGATCTGGCGCCTTTCGTCAACCGCTTTTTGAATGCCTGGAAGCCGCAGCTTGCGATCTTTGTGGAATCCGAACTTTGGCCGGCGACCTTCCACGCGCTTGCCAAACGCGGCATCCCACATGTTCTGGTCAATGCGCGCATGTCGGAACGCTCCTTTTTCCGCTGGCGGCGGGCAAGCGGGCTGATCGGCGCGATGCTTTCCAACGTGACGCTGTGCCTGGCGCAGACAGTGGACGATGCGGAACGTTATCGTGTTCTTGGCGCGCCAAGGGTGCGCGTCACCGGCAACCTGAAGTTCGATACACCGGCGCCCGCCGACAATCCGGCGCAGTTGAAGTTGTTCGAACAGACGCTACGCGGGCGGAAATCCTGGCTCGCCTCATCCACCCATCCGGGCGAAGAAGCGATTGCGCTGCGCGTCCACAAAGCGCTGAAGCACCATCTGCCCGATCTCCTGACGATCATCGTGCCGCGTCATCCCGAACGCGGGCGCGAGGTGGCTGCGCTCGCGGAGTCGGAGGGATTGACCCACACTTTGCGCAGCGAAGGTCATCTGCCGAAGCCGGAAACCGACATCTATATTGCCGATACGATCGGCGAGATGGGCCTGCACTACCGTGTGGCGCCGGTGTCTTTTATTGGCGGTTCCCTTGTGCGCCACGGAGGACAGAACCCGATTGAACCGGCGAAACTGCGCACTGCCATTTTGCACGGACCGGATGTGCACAATTTTCCCGAAATCTACACAGCGCTCAACTCGTCCGACGCGGCCATCGAAGTGGAAAGCGCGGAAATTCTGGCGCGCACGGTCGGCCGGCTGCTGGTGCACGAGCCTGAAAGAAAGAAGCTTTGCGATCAGGCCGAGCGGGCTGTCCAGGAGTTTGAGGGCGCCTTGAAAGCAACGATGGACGCCATCGAACCGTTGCTGACCGCCTTTTCTGTGTCCGCCGCCTTGGAGCAAGCACGCCGATGA
- a CDS encoding tetraacyldisaccharide 4'-kinase — translation MSLTPPPYWWPEPDEPQKLGETLKKYALAPAAFAYGRVVSGRMAQEGEPGALPVVCIGNFVAGGAGKTPTSLAVYDVLEDLGLKPAFVTRGYGGSLATTSFRVDPDRHLAEEVGDEPLLLARRGETFVGPDRMTSINSALEIGATCTIFDDGLQNPAIIKNLSIAVVDGRLGVGNGLCHPAGPLRAPVGAQLRHVDFVIVIGKGQGAHSVVRQAAKRGKPVLSATLEMDIPEHLSGKQIYAYCGIGHPPKFFARLKEAGLNVVKEKAYPDHHAYTTEDARELVNIARERGATLVTTEKDAMRFKGHSGSLRDLDNASTKIPAKLTFEDPDYLRSLLRQAIRQWRRDMVLVEFD, via the coding sequence ATGAGCCTGACGCCTCCTCCCTATTGGTGGCCGGAGCCGGACGAGCCGCAAAAGCTTGGCGAGACGTTGAAAAAATATGCTTTGGCCCCGGCAGCGTTCGCCTATGGGCGCGTGGTTTCCGGTCGTATGGCGCAAGAGGGCGAACCTGGTGCACTGCCGGTAGTTTGCATCGGCAATTTCGTCGCCGGCGGAGCGGGAAAAACCCCAACCTCGCTTGCGGTCTATGATGTGCTCGAAGACCTTGGTCTCAAGCCGGCTTTTGTGACGCGCGGCTATGGCGGTTCCTTGGCGACGACCAGTTTCCGCGTCGATCCGGATCGTCATCTGGCCGAGGAAGTCGGCGATGAACCCTTGCTGCTGGCGCGGCGCGGCGAGACCTTTGTCGGTCCAGACCGGATGACGTCGATCAACAGCGCGCTTGAGATCGGGGCGACCTGCACGATTTTCGATGATGGGCTGCAAAACCCGGCCATCATCAAGAACCTGTCGATCGCCGTCGTCGATGGACGGCTTGGCGTCGGTAACGGCCTCTGCCATCCCGCCGGTCCTTTGCGAGCGCCCGTTGGGGCGCAGCTGCGCCACGTTGATTTTGTCATCGTGATCGGCAAGGGACAGGGCGCGCACAGCGTCGTGCGCCAGGCCGCCAAGCGCGGCAAACCGGTGCTCTCAGCAACGCTGGAGATGGACATCCCGGAGCATCTGTCCGGCAAACAGATTTATGCCTATTGCGGCATCGGCCATCCACCGAAATTCTTTGCGCGGCTAAAAGAGGCTGGCCTCAATGTGGTGAAGGAAAAGGCCTATCCCGATCATCATGCCTATACGACCGAGGATGCCCGTGAACTGGTCAACATTGCCAGGGAGCGCGGTGCCACGTTGGTGACCACCGAGAAGGATGCCATGCGGTTCAAAGGCCATTCGGGATCGCTGCGCGATCTGGACAATGCGTCAACGAAAATTCCGGCTAAGCTCACGTTCGAGGACCCGGACTATCTGCGCTCCTTGCTGCGCCAAGCGATCCGCCAATGGCGGCGCGACATGGTTCTGGTGGAGTTCGACTAG
- a CDS encoding DUF2093 domain-containing protein — protein sequence MVFSNNDREALIRYDTPEYHVLRPGDYVVCAVTFERIALTDLKYWSVARQEAYKDAAASLEAERRSLKAS from the coding sequence ATGGTGTTTTCAAACAATGATCGTGAAGCGCTCATTCGCTACGACACGCCGGAATATCACGTGCTGCGCCCGGGTGATTACGTGGTTTGCGCGGTGACGTTCGAGCGCATTGCGCTCACCGACCTAAAATACTGGTCGGTTGCACGCCAGGAAGCCTATAAGGATGCCGCTGCCTCTTTGGAGGCCGAACGCCGTTCGCTGAAAGCTTCTTAA
- a CDS encoding nucleoside deaminase encodes MDLALQEAKEAARRDEVPVGAVLVMDGQIIAADSNRTRQLLDPTAHAEMLVIREAAQTLGQERLTGADLYVTLEPCAMCAAAISHARIRRVYFGAGDPKMGAVLHGPRFFDQPTCHHAPEIYDGIAASQAEDLLKSFFAGKR; translated from the coding sequence ATGGACCTTGCACTCCAAGAGGCCAAAGAGGCCGCGCGGCGCGATGAAGTTCCCGTCGGCGCCGTCTTGGTAATGGATGGCCAGATCATTGCCGCCGACAGCAACCGGACGCGGCAACTTCTCGACCCGACGGCCCATGCCGAAATGCTTGTCATCCGCGAGGCCGCGCAGACCCTTGGGCAGGAGCGGCTTACCGGCGCAGATCTCTATGTAACGCTTGAGCCCTGCGCCATGTGTGCTGCTGCGATCAGCCACGCGCGCATCCGCCGGGTCTATTTCGGCGCGGGTGATCCGAAGATGGGCGCTGTCCTGCATGGACCGCGCTTTTTCGACCAACCGACCTGCCATCACGCGCCGGAGATCTATGATGGCATCGCCGCCTCGCAGGCCGAAGACTTGCTGAAAAGCTTCTTTGCAGGCAAGAGATAG
- a CDS encoding rRNA pseudouridine synthase, whose amino-acid sequence MAETGKSNPTAKGDRVAKVIARSGLCSRRDAEAWIADGRVKLNGKLLTTPAVTVTDKDKIEVDGAPLPEAERTRLWLYHKDKGVITAARDPEGRKVLRDVLPKELKTAHPVGRLDFNTEGLLLLTNDGALKRLLELPSTGWLRRYRVRAFGEAPDHVLEKARKGMETEGVQYGPMEIAIERQQGDNQWLTVGLREGKNREVKVVLGALGLQVNRLIRISYGPFQLGELEPGAAQEVRTRILKDQLSGKIFKDAGLDFDGPMRTPVVGRDTPARPDKPAKTGRGGSGNAPLRKGRGKPTPDGPKGGKPGFVSRPGAARKGSSQGSGKGRTGGRGPQKTRGR is encoded by the coding sequence ATGGCAGAGACAGGCAAATCCAATCCAACCGCAAAGGGCGATCGAGTGGCGAAAGTCATTGCGCGCTCCGGCCTTTGCTCGCGCCGCGATGCGGAAGCCTGGATCGCCGATGGCCGGGTGAAGCTGAACGGCAAGCTGCTCACAACACCAGCCGTTACGGTCACAGACAAAGACAAGATCGAAGTTGATGGTGCGCCCTTGCCGGAGGCTGAGCGCACGCGGCTCTGGCTCTATCACAAGGACAAGGGCGTTATCACCGCGGCGCGCGACCCGGAAGGGCGCAAGGTTCTGCGCGATGTCCTGCCCAAAGAGCTGAAAACCGCCCATCCGGTGGGCCGGCTTGATTTCAACACTGAAGGGCTGCTGCTGCTGACCAATGATGGCGCGCTGAAACGCCTGCTGGAGCTGCCCTCAACGGGCTGGCTGCGCCGCTACCGGGTGCGCGCCTTTGGCGAGGCGCCGGATCATGTGCTGGAAAAGGCCCGCAAAGGCATGGAGACTGAGGGAGTCCAGTACGGCCCGATGGAGATCGCCATTGAACGTCAACAGGGCGACAATCAATGGCTGACGGTGGGTCTGCGCGAAGGCAAAAACCGTGAGGTGAAAGTCGTGCTCGGAGCGCTCGGCCTGCAGGTGAATCGGCTGATCCGCATTTCCTACGGTCCGTTTCAACTGGGTGAGTTGGAGCCGGGCGCTGCGCAAGAGGTGCGGACGCGCATTCTGAAGGATCAGCTCTCGGGCAAGATTTTCAAAGATGCGGGTCTCGACTTTGACGGCCCGATGCGCACACCTGTTGTCGGTCGCGACACGCCGGCACGACCCGACAAACCGGCCAAGACAGGCCGCGGGGGATCGGGCAACGCACCGCTGCGCAAAGGCCGTGGTAAGCCGACGCCGGACGGACCCAAAGGCGGGAAGCCGGGCTTTGTTTCGCGCCCTGGCGCGGCACGTAAGGGTAGCAGCCAGGGCAGTGGTAAGGGCCGGACCGGCGGTCGCGGCCCGCAAAAGACACGCGGCAGGTAG
- the rsmD gene encoding 16S rRNA (guanine(966)-N(2))-methyltransferase RsmD, with translation MRIVGGTFKGRALKAPTSQAVRPTTDRAREALFNILAHNDDLFAEGHGLEGATVIDLFAGTGALGLEALSRGAAFALFIDNSIEGRGLIRENMLACGVAARARLFKRDATKIGDRGKMERATLAFLDPPYGKGLGDKALAVLDDGDWLAPDALVIVEETAKTDLAIPEAFQVLQIRKMGETQLWFLRYKTVP, from the coding sequence ATGCGGATCGTTGGCGGCACGTTCAAAGGTCGCGCCCTCAAGGCGCCGACGAGCCAGGCAGTGCGCCCGACCACGGATCGTGCGCGCGAGGCGCTGTTCAACATCCTCGCGCACAATGATGATTTGTTCGCCGAAGGCCACGGCTTGGAAGGTGCGACGGTCATCGATCTTTTTGCCGGAACCGGTGCGCTCGGGCTGGAAGCGCTGTCGCGCGGCGCGGCGTTTGCGTTGTTCATCGACAATTCGATTGAAGGGCGCGGGTTGATCCGGGAAAACATGCTGGCCTGCGGCGTCGCCGCTCGGGCGCGGCTCTTCAAGCGCGATGCCACCAAGATCGGTGATCGCGGCAAGATGGAACGCGCGACGCTCGCGTTTCTGGATCCGCCCTATGGCAAAGGCTTGGGCGACAAGGCACTGGCAGTCCTGGACGACGGCGACTGGCTGGCGCCCGACGCGTTGGTGATCGTGGAAGAAACCGCCAAAACCGATCTTGCCATCCCCGAGGCGTTCCAGGTCCTCCAAATTCGGAAGATGGGGGAGACGCAGCTTTGGTTTTTGCGCTATAAAACCGTGCCATGA
- a CDS encoding DUF2937 family protein: protein MIGRLFTAVLAVLGAGTMSQAPEFSQQYRQALGGAVAELEVVVEDFDAASERAGLSRDQALAQYRDTDNSFLGQRGEQISGTLDRYERLKGQAEAIESAGPFEQIWLVMREPDLRVVEGARERFEPAIPLTIAGGVMALIGAFIGWLLGRGSAGTVKATGKMLRGRNKGRASAKG, encoded by the coding sequence ATGATTGGACGCTTGTTCACCGCTGTTCTTGCCGTTCTGGGTGCTGGCACGATGAGCCAGGCGCCGGAATTCTCACAGCAATATCGCCAGGCCCTCGGCGGCGCCGTGGCCGAACTTGAAGTTGTCGTTGAGGATTTCGATGCAGCCAGCGAGCGCGCTGGACTGTCGCGCGATCAAGCGCTGGCGCAGTATCGCGACACCGACAATAGCTTTTTGGGTCAACGCGGCGAGCAGATCTCCGGCACCCTGGATCGCTACGAGCGACTCAAAGGGCAAGCCGAAGCCATCGAAAGCGCCGGTCCGTTCGAACAAATTTGGCTGGTGATGCGCGAGCCAGACTTGCGCGTTGTCGAAGGCGCGCGCGAACGGTTCGAGCCGGCCATTCCTCTCACAATCGCCGGCGGCGTCATGGCGCTTATCGGCGCCTTCATCGGCTGGCTACTTGGTCGAGGCAGCGCAGGCACGGTCAAGGCGACCGGCAAGATGCTGCGTGGGCGCAACAAAGGCCGGGCTTCGGCAAAAGGCTAG
- the mutL gene encoding DNA mismatch repair endonuclease MutL, which yields MQTVLAQPPAEGRRSIRQLPDGVINRIAAGEVVERPASVVKELVENALDAGARHITITLQAGGKAAIRVTDDGYGMGPDDLKLAIARHATSKLSDDELVDIRTLGFRGEALPSIGAVAKLTITSRAQGSADAFRISVDGGETSGPAPAALSGGTAIDVEDLFFAVPARLKFLKSDQAETTAVADTVRRLALAAPKVGFRLQSERRMILDLTPADASLAFTSALEHRAADLFGPDARSNMQSLHATREGLSLEGMVGLPTWHRATTRDIYLMVNDRPVRDRLLTGAIRAAYADLMPRDRFPAVVIAVAIDPARVDVNVHPQKSDVRFQNPGHMRGLIITAIRDALGEAGLAASTSLADQASNAFTPQTSYAAPRRSNASGWAEAAAHYDPGPSRSATLAGMDVPSSPMAPPPEDGSETLEPDHPLGTARAQLHETYILAESREGIVLVDAHAAHERLVYEKLRAGLERDGIATQPLLIPDVVELPAGNASAILAQAEGLANLGLVLEPFGANAVLVRETPAMLGVCDAASLVRDLAEEFAEAGASTRLENRLHAVASTMACHGSVRAGRRLKVDEMNALLREMEQVPAAAQCNHGRPTFIRMDKARLDKLFDR from the coding sequence GTGCAGACCGTTCTTGCCCAACCGCCCGCTGAAGGGCGCCGCAGCATTCGTCAACTGCCTGATGGTGTGATCAACCGCATCGCCGCTGGCGAGGTGGTCGAGCGGCCAGCGAGTGTGGTGAAGGAATTGGTCGAGAATGCGCTCGATGCTGGCGCGCGCCATATCACCATCACGCTGCAGGCTGGCGGCAAGGCCGCCATTCGCGTCACCGATGATGGCTACGGCATGGGTCCGGACGACCTGAAACTGGCCATTGCCCGCCATGCCACATCGAAGCTGTCCGACGATGAGCTTGTCGATATCCGCACGCTTGGTTTCCGCGGCGAAGCGCTGCCCTCAATCGGTGCTGTCGCCAAACTGACGATCACGTCTCGCGCCCAGGGATCGGCGGATGCCTTTCGCATAAGCGTTGACGGCGGCGAGACGTCAGGACCGGCCCCGGCAGCGTTGTCGGGTGGCACGGCGATCGACGTTGAAGACTTGTTCTTCGCGGTACCGGCGCGCCTGAAGTTTCTCAAATCCGATCAGGCCGAAACCACCGCCGTCGCTGACACAGTCCGGCGCTTGGCGCTCGCCGCCCCGAAAGTCGGTTTCCGTTTGCAATCCGAACGGCGGATGATCCTCGATCTGACCCCAGCCGATGCAAGCCTTGCCTTCACCTCGGCGCTAGAACACCGCGCCGCCGATCTATTCGGGCCGGACGCCCGCTCCAACATGCAATCGCTGCATGCCACCCGCGAAGGCCTGTCGCTGGAAGGCATGGTTGGATTGCCGACCTGGCATCGCGCGACAACACGCGACATCTATCTGATGGTCAATGACCGGCCGGTACGCGATCGCCTGCTCACGGGCGCCATTCGTGCCGCCTATGCCGACTTGATGCCGCGCGACCGGTTTCCTGCTGTTGTGATCGCCGTCGCCATTGACCCGGCGCGCGTCGATGTGAACGTGCACCCGCAAAAATCCGATGTGCGGTTTCAAAATCCTGGCCATATGCGCGGGCTGATCATCACCGCGATCCGTGACGCTCTGGGAGAAGCCGGTCTGGCGGCGTCCACCAGCCTTGCCGACCAGGCCTCCAATGCCTTCACGCCGCAAACATCTTATGCGGCACCAAGACGTTCAAATGCTTCTGGCTGGGCAGAGGCCGCCGCTCACTACGATCCCGGTCCTTCTCGCTCGGCAACGCTGGCCGGCATGGATGTGCCGTCGAGCCCGATGGCACCCCCGCCGGAGGATGGCTCCGAGACGTTGGAGCCGGACCATCCGCTGGGCACGGCCCGCGCGCAGCTGCACGAAACCTACATCCTAGCCGAAAGCCGCGAGGGCATCGTTTTGGTCGATGCCCATGCTGCCCATGAGCGGCTGGTCTATGAAAAGCTGAGGGCCGGGTTGGAGCGTGACGGCATTGCCACTCAACCGCTGCTCATCCCCGATGTCGTCGAGCTTCCGGCAGGCAATGCCTCGGCCATTTTGGCGCAAGCCGAGGGGTTGGCGAATCTCGGCCTGGTCCTTGAACCCTTCGGCGCCAACGCGGTTCTGGTGCGGGAAACACCGGCGATGCTCGGCGTCTGTGACGCAGCAAGCCTGGTGAGGGATTTGGCTGAAGAGTTCGCCGAGGCTGGCGCTTCGACCCGCCTTGAAAATCGTCTCCACGCTGTTGCCTCGACAATGGCGTGCCACGGCTCAGTCCGTGCCGGGCGCCGATTGAAGGTTGATGAAATGAATGCGCTGCTGCGCGAGATGGAGCAGGTGCCCGCCGCCGCGCAATGCAATCACGGGCGCCCAACCTTCATTCGCATGGATAAGGCCCGGCTCGACAAGCTGTTCGACCGCTAG
- a CDS encoding insulinase family protein produces the protein MALSLTEPQRAEAAVNVQERTSPGGIAYWLVEDDTIPLVAARFVFEGAGAVQDPDGKAGTANLLSALLDEGAGDYDSIAFQTLLEDNAIRLNFDASHDNFSGELTVLSDTIELGTELLALALNQPRLDEDAIERTRAQIMAGIRRDLNDPESIASRLSAETFFAGHPYARQAQGSLDSVPAIGRDGLLAHHAATLAQSTIKVAIVGDLSAQAADTFVDTAFGGLRQDPDLQPIADMVIPTGAQALETQDVAQTVIRFALPGLARDDDDFLTAFVMNHILGGGTFSSRMFKEVRQERGLTYSVYTYLSARDHSPILGGGASTRPERAQETLDVMRTVIAEFVENGPTEEELQQAKDFLIGSYPLRFDSSQKIAQQLVGMQLERIPASYMVERADLIRAITVDDIRRVADRILKAPLSLAIVGQPLS, from the coding sequence ATGGCCCTCAGTTTGACCGAACCACAACGCGCCGAAGCTGCCGTCAATGTTCAAGAGCGTACCAGCCCCGGCGGCATCGCCTACTGGCTGGTCGAAGACGATACGATTCCTCTGGTGGCGGCACGGTTCGTTTTTGAAGGCGCAGGCGCCGTTCAGGATCCAGACGGCAAGGCCGGAACGGCAAACCTTTTGTCTGCGCTGCTGGATGAAGGCGCGGGCGATTATGACAGCATCGCCTTCCAAACGCTGCTCGAAGACAATGCCATTCGGCTCAATTTCGATGCCAGCCATGACAACTTCTCCGGCGAACTGACCGTGCTGTCCGACACGATAGAGCTTGGCACCGAGCTGCTGGCCCTGGCCCTCAATCAGCCGCGCCTGGATGAAGACGCGATTGAGCGCACCCGCGCTCAAATCATGGCCGGCATTCGCCGCGATCTGAATGATCCCGAAAGCATCGCCTCGCGGCTTTCCGCTGAAACCTTCTTCGCAGGTCATCCCTACGCCCGCCAGGCGCAGGGGTCGCTGGACTCTGTCCCGGCCATCGGCCGCGATGGTCTTCTCGCCCACCACGCGGCCACGCTTGCGCAGAGCACCATCAAGGTGGCGATCGTCGGCGATCTGTCGGCGCAGGCAGCCGACACATTCGTTGACACGGCCTTTGGCGGCTTGCGTCAGGATCCCGACCTGCAGCCGATCGCCGATATGGTGATCCCAACCGGCGCCCAAGCGCTTGAAACGCAGGACGTGGCGCAAACCGTCATCCGGTTCGCACTGCCTGGCCTTGCACGTGACGATGACGATTTTCTCACCGCCTTCGTGATGAACCACATTCTCGGCGGGGGTACGTTTTCCTCGCGCATGTTCAAAGAGGTTCGCCAGGAACGAGGGTTAACCTATTCGGTCTACACCTATCTTTCGGCCCGCGATCATTCACCCATTCTCGGTGGCGGCGCTTCGACCCGGCCGGAACGCGCCCAGGAAACGCTGGATGTCATGCGCACCGTCATTGCCGAATTTGTCGAGAACGGCCCGACCGAGGAAGAGCTTCAGCAGGCCAAGGATTTTTTGATCGGGTCCTACCCGCTGCGCTTCGACAGCTCGCAAAAGATCGCGCAGCAACTGGTTGGCATGCAGCTGGAACGCATCCCGGCAAGCTACATGGTCGAACGCGCCGACCTGATACGGGCGATTACGGTGGACGACATCCGCCGCGTTGCCGACCGCATCTTGAAGGCGCCGCTTTCGCTTGCCATCGTAGGACAGCCGCTGAGCTGA